A genomic segment from Dermatobacter hominis encodes:
- the lepA gene encoding translation elongation factor 4 has protein sequence MTSLDAIRNLSIIAHIDHGKSTLADRMLEICGAVDPRDMRAQYLDSMDLERERGITIKLQSVRLQHRSHVLNLIDTPGHVDFGYEVSRSLAACEGVILVVDASQGIEAQTLANCYLALENDLEIVAALNKIDLPAADPDTYAEEIENVLGIPAEDILRISAKTGEGVSDLLDAVIDRIPAPEGEADAPLQGLIFDSHFDQYRGVVSSVRVVNGHLRTGSRLRFMQAGATHEAIEVGVRTPDNLPVAELGPGEVGYLIAGIKDVGEARSGETVTDNAAPAAEPLAGYQDPKPMVFCGLYPVDGDEFEDLRESLEKLQLNDASFTYEPETSGALGFGFRCGFLGLLHMEIIRERLEREFDLNLIATAPSVEYRVIRDDGHELVIDNPADLPDPGSIETILEPYLRTTIITPTSYTGALMDLCQTRRGEMVKMEYLSPERVELQYKMPLGEVVMDFFDQLKSRTQGYASLDYEPIGDEPADLVKVDILISGEPVDAFSSIVHKDKAYDYGKKMVDKLRELIPRQQFDVPIQAAIGSRILSRQTVKAYRKDVTAKLYGGDVSRKRKLLEKQKEGKKRMKHLGRVEVPSDAFISALRLED, from the coding sequence GACATGCGGGCCCAGTACCTGGACTCCATGGACCTGGAGCGGGAGCGGGGCATCACGATCAAGCTGCAGTCGGTCCGCCTCCAGCACCGCAGCCACGTGCTCAACCTCATCGACACGCCCGGCCACGTCGACTTCGGCTACGAGGTGTCCCGGTCGCTGGCGGCGTGCGAGGGCGTGATCCTCGTGGTCGACGCGTCGCAGGGGATCGAGGCCCAGACGCTGGCCAACTGCTACCTGGCGCTCGAGAACGACCTCGAGATCGTCGCCGCGCTCAACAAGATCGACCTGCCGGCCGCCGATCCCGACACCTACGCCGAGGAGATCGAGAACGTGCTCGGCATCCCGGCCGAGGACATCCTGCGCATCTCGGCCAAGACCGGCGAGGGCGTCAGCGACCTGCTCGACGCGGTGATCGACCGCATCCCGGCCCCCGAGGGCGAGGCCGACGCGCCGCTGCAGGGCCTGATCTTCGACTCCCACTTCGACCAGTACCGCGGCGTGGTCAGCTCGGTGCGGGTCGTGAACGGCCACCTCCGCACGGGCTCACGACTGCGGTTCATGCAGGCCGGCGCGACCCACGAGGCCATCGAGGTCGGCGTGCGCACCCCCGACAACCTCCCGGTGGCCGAGCTCGGCCCCGGCGAGGTCGGCTACCTGATCGCCGGCATCAAGGACGTGGGCGAGGCCCGCTCGGGCGAGACCGTCACCGACAACGCCGCTCCGGCCGCCGAGCCGCTCGCCGGCTACCAGGACCCGAAGCCGATGGTGTTCTGCGGCCTGTACCCCGTCGACGGCGACGAGTTCGAGGACCTCCGCGAGTCGCTCGAGAAGCTGCAGCTCAACGACGCCAGCTTCACCTACGAGCCCGAGACCTCGGGGGCGCTCGGCTTCGGGTTCCGGTGCGGGTTCCTCGGGCTGCTCCACATGGAGATCATCCGGGAGCGCCTGGAGCGCGAGTTCGACCTGAACCTGATCGCCACGGCGCCGTCGGTCGAGTACCGGGTGATCCGCGACGACGGCCACGAGCTCGTCATCGACAACCCCGCCGACCTGCCGGACCCGGGCTCGATCGAGACGATCCTCGAGCCCTACCTCCGCACGACGATCATCACCCCGACGTCGTACACCGGCGCGCTGATGGACCTGTGCCAGACCCGTCGCGGCGAGATGGTGAAGATGGAGTACCTGTCGCCCGAGCGCGTCGAGCTGCAGTACAAGATGCCGCTCGGCGAGGTCGTCATGGACTTCTTCGACCAGCTGAAGAGCCGGACGCAGGGCTACGCCAGCCTCGACTACGAGCCGATCGGTGACGAGCCGGCCGACCTGGTCAAGGTCGACATCCTGATCTCGGGCGAGCCGGTGGACGCGTTCAGCTCGATCGTCCACAAGGACAAGGCCTACGACTACGGCAAGAAGATGGTCGACAAGCTGCGCGAGCTGATCCCTCGCCAGCAGTTCGACGTGCCGATCCAGGCCGCCATCGGCTCCCGGATCCTCAGCCGCCAGACGGTGAAGGCGTACCGCAAGGACGTGACCGCCAAGCTCTACGGCGGCGATGTGTCCCGCAAGCGGAAGCTGCTCGAGAAGCAGAAGGAGGGCAAGAAGCGGATGAAGCACCTCGGCCGCGTCGAGGTGCCCTCCGACGCCTTCATCAGCGCGCTCCGCCTGGAGGACTGA